The Drosophila simulans strain w501 chromosome 3R, Prin_Dsim_3.1, whole genome shotgun sequence genome contains the following window.
AATAGCAAtgtttatattgttgtttattaaatgtaatattcCATAGCTAAGctaacttatttttttaaataattaaagtatttaaagcATTCAAGTTGAATGCTCTCAAAATATTATGGAACTTTTTACACCATTTCTTGTTTTAAGGCTGTTAATTCTAAGCAATATATTGTATCATTATTTTTAGTATAGTATATAATACTACCTGTCACAaccgaaatatttttaagtatttaactTGCGCTACATTTAGTTCAAGTTCTGTGATCCAAAAGCTTCGAAGTCAGTAGGTCGGCAAAGCAGTTCGTATCGGATCGCCTGGTTTTCGCACCATCGTCCTTCAGAATGAAAAGCTCAACTGCCGGATGGAGTAACAACCCTGGGCATCTGCTCTCCCAGCATCCACTGCGCAGCTGTTGGAACTGTCAGCCGGCTTTTGGATGCTGGCCACCCCACAAACAACCCACCTCGTCGCCCAAGTCCGCAACAGGATAAAAGAACGCAAATCAAACACCCGCAACTCAGTGGATGTCACATCCTGGCAGAAAGCGGTTGAGCCGAAATTcgttaaaatcaaaatacgAACCCTTGGAGAAATAGGAAAAACACACAGCGGAATTGCCGCCAAGTAACAATGTTAAGTATCTGCTAGATACAAATAGCTGCCGAGTGACAAGTGATTGACATCCCGTGAGGCAATCATCTGAAGCCGGAAACTGCCTTCGCGAACGAATTCAAAATGCGGTCGAGTGGAGTTTTGgtcctgccgctgctgctcctgcaattaattttaaactgcCGAAAAGCCCAATCACTGCCCGATATTATCAAGATCGGTGAGTAGAGGATGCAAGACCGCACAGATATTTTCCTAGAGTCAACATTCAAGTGGATTCGTTCAGAATCCggatgaaaacaaaaatccagCCCGCATCCTCGCTCTGTATCGATTTTTTACACGTCATAATCAAGAGCGCCTGtctctgtgtgagtgtgtgtattttattcgagcgggtgtgtgtgtgcgtttgtttgtttgtttttatttgaacaCTGCGGAAGTGGAGCCAACACATTTGATACGTCCAAAAACACGGCCTGTAATTTCTCACCGCAGGCGGCCTCTTCCATCCCGCCGATGACCATCAGGAGCTGGCCTTCCGCCAGGCGGTGGACCGCATCAACGCCGACCGCTCCATCCTGCCGCGCTCCAAGCTGGTGGCCCAAATCGAGCGCATCTCGCCCTTCGACAGCTTCCATGCCGGGAAAAGGGGTGAGTTTGCATGTGATTTTGGTGTACCCGTAGTCTTGACTTGTCCTGATTTCCCACGGTCCTGTCACAATACCCCGCATCCTCTCCAACAGCCTTCCTTGTAAACTTCACCTTCACCTGATGCTTTTACCTGCATATTTGATTTGGACACATCTGGGTGCCCTTGCCATTCCCAAATGGATACCGCTTTGTTTCCACTTCGATTTGTACTTGATTTGGTTCTCTTGTTTTGATTTacatttgatttgcttttgatATATGGTATGCTAATTGCCGCAAGGGGACCTCAATCCTTTTGTACTTAAAGGAATCACGATTAAACAGCTCTTGCAtctttaattactttttgttGTAACGTACACTGTAATCCTTATGGTTATATATTAGTGGGATTTGTACAGATAGTCATATGATtgtattgagctttttcaaacTTTGAGAATGAAATAAATAGCCCAGGCAATTTATCCACTTAGACATCTTTAGTAAAAAATAGTGCAAATTTCCTGAACAGAACCATTACTTATTGTTGGAAAATCTTAACAGTTTGTTTAAATACCAAAGTCCTTCAAATTCGACCAGATAAATGCATATCGTGACCTGCCGGTCCTCAATTTGCAGTTTATTGTGGGTATTGGGTGGCAGGTGAGCTCTCCGGCACTTGATAATCGTTAAAAGCTGAAGATGAATCGTAAAGCGGGCAAAGGAACGTGAGCCAACTGTCGAATATCCTGTGATAAATGAGACACAAATGACGCCGAAGTTGGCCCGAGTGCATGGccaaaaaaacagaaagacCTGGAATTTCTTGGCCAGAGTAAACCACACTTCAGCACGACAGTAACGACGAGCAGCGAGCAGGGAGCCAGGCAGGACCCTCATCCGCACACTGAGAGACCTGAGAGCAGGTTAACCGCATCACAGAGCCAGGACATCGAAGTGCAGGTGCACATGCACTTACACGTGCTTAGCGCATTTGATGAGCCAAAAGGATGCCGACTGACAGGGGGCGTGGGAGAAACCTGTGGGTGGGGTGGGTGTTCCTAAAAGGAAAGGCCAAACGGGCTAAACGAAATTATGTCATACAGaagtgcattttaaatatgcgAACGAGGCTATCTGAACATTACCGAGCCGAAAGCCAAGCACATTACTGCGCTACTTTTTGAGCCTTTCAAGTCGCAGGCCCAGATTATCTCCCCCACAAGCAGattggattgggattgggatcgggaatgggaatgggcaccGAGCACGTTACGTGGAAATCAATTTGCGACTTTTAAGCTCTTTGGGATTTGTGTTTCACTCAATTTGCCGTAGGGCATGAAAGTCAGGAGTTGGCGCCTGATATTGTGGAAACTCATCCAGCGGGAATTTTACAGTAGTTGCGTTTGATTTCCCGAACATCGGGAGAAGATAGTTTCAGAAACTTAGTTCGTTAAAGAGCAACAAATAACTTGAACATAAACCTCAATCACACTGTTTGTCTTGCAGTTTGTGGCTTACTGAACATCGGAGTGGCAGCCATTTTTGGGCCACAATCCTCCCACACCGCCAGCCATGTGCAGAGCATTTGTGACAACATGGAGGTGAGTCTGGAAGCCTCTGCAAAATACATGCTACTAATACTAATTTACAGATTCCCCACTTGGAGAATCGCTGGGACTACCGGCTGAGACGCGAAAGCTGCCTGGTGAACCTTTATCCGCATCCTAATACGCTTTCCAAGGTAGACAATCGGAGGCACACGTCCCACATCCGAAACTGCATTGTTAATGTTTTCGCTTGCTCTTAGGCTTACGTGGATATAGTGCGGCATTGGGGCTGGAAGACTTTCACCATTATCTACGAGAACAATGACGGCATCGTGCGACTGCAGGAGCTGCTCAAGGCGCACGGGATGACGCCCTTTCCCATTACTGTGCGACAGCTAAGCGACAGCGGGGATTACCGGTAAGCCCAGCCAATTGTATCCACCCATTCCGACTGCATTGGGTATTTCGTTACTGTGGCCCACATATGCCACTTGCCCTGCAGCATTTGTGCCCTTAATCATAACTACCTTAAATACGTTTGAAGCACGATTAGGTTCCATCACCATTTGACCAGTCATTAAAATGGATTTATTACCATTATAGGCCCCTGCTGAAGCAGATCAAGAACTCGGCGGAGGCGCACATCGTGCTGGACTGCTCGACGGAACGGATCCACGAGGTGCTGAAGCAGGCGCAGCAGATCGGCATGATGAGCGATTACCATAGCTACCTGGTGACCTCGCTGGACCTGCACACGGTGAATCTCGATGAGTTTCGCTACGGCGGCACTAATATCACCGGCTTCCGGCTGATCAACGAGAAGATTGTGTCGGACGTGGTGCGTCAGTGGAGCATCGACGAGAAGGGTCTGCTGCGGTCCGCCAACCTGACCACCGTGCGCTCGGAAACTGCTCTCATGTACGACGCAGTGCATCTGTTCGCCAAGGCACTGCACGACCTGGACACATCACAACAGATCGACATCCATCCAATCAGCTGCGATGGTCAGAGTACCTGGCAGCACGGCTTCAGCCTGATCAACTACATGAAGATCGTCGAGATGAAGGGCCTGACGAATGTGATTAAGTTCGATCACCAGGGCTTCCGCACAGACTTCATGTTGGACATTGTGGAGCTAACTCCGGCGGGCATTCGCAAGATTGGCACCTGGAACTCCACCCTGCCCGATGGCATCAACTTTACGCGCACCTTCAGtcagaagcagcaggagatCGAGGCTAATCTGAAGAACAAGACGCTGGTGGTTACCACCATATTGGTATGGAACGTTGAGGATTAAAAAAATAACcttgttaatattttgtattaatttctTTAGAGTAATCCCTACTGCATGCGCAAGGAATCGGCTATTCCTCTAAGTGGCAATGATCAGTTTGAGGGCTATGCGGTGGATCTGATCCATGAGATCTCCAAGTCCCTCGGCTTCAACTACAAAATACAACTAGTGCCCGATGGCAGCTATGGAAGTCTCAATAAATTGACGGGGTAGGAGCATAGGTTATATTATTAATAGATCTTTATTAAACATGTATATTTATACCATCTAGTGAATGGAACGGCATGATCCGGGAGTTGCTGGAGCAGCGTGCCGATCTGGCCATTGCAGATCTCACCATCACCTTTGAGCGGGAACAGGCGGTAGACTTTACCACACCCTTCATGAATCTGGGAGTATCCATATTGTACCGGAAGCCAATTAAGCAGCCGCCCAACTTGTTTTCCTTCCTGTCTCCGCTATCGTTGGACGTATGGATCTACATGGCCACTGCGTACCTGGGGGTCTCAGTGCTACTCTTCATCCTGGCTAAGTGGGTTCGATGCACTCATTTTGGATTATCTAATCTGAATTATATCCATTACACAGATTCACACCCTATGAATGGCCTGCTTATACGGATGCCCATGGCGAAAAGGTGGAGAGTCAGTTCACCCTGCTCAATTGCATGTGGTTTGCTATTGGATCGCTGATGCAGCAAGGATGTGACTTTTTGCCCAAGTAAAGATTGGAGTTTATAGTTGGTTTTCCCCTATTAAAGTTCTAACTTGTAGGGCTCTATCCACTCGCATGGTGGCCGGCATTTGGTGGTTCTTCACCCTGATCATGATCTCCTCATACACTGCGAATCTGGCTGCCTTTTTGACAGTGGAGCGTATGGACTCGCCCATCGAAAGTGCCGAGGATCTGGCCAAGCAAACGAGGATCAAATACGGCGCGTTGAAGGGCGGCAGCACGGCAGCTTTCTTTAGGGTAAATGCGGAAAATGTAAAGAGATAGCATTGCTAACAATAATTACTTACAGGACTCAAAGATCTCTACATATCAGCGCATGTGGTCCTTCATGGAATCAGCTCGTCCTTCCGTCTTTACAGCCAGCAATGGCGAAGGTGTGGAAAGGGTGGCCAAGGGAAAAGGTGAGTTGAAGGATATTTTTGAGAGAAAGGAATATGCAATAATGTTGCTTTTCAGGATCATATGCCTTTCTGATGGAATCCACCTCCATTGAGTACGTGACCGAACGCAATTGCGAGCTGACGCAAGTCGGTGGAATGCTGGACACCAAGAGCTATGGCATAGCCACTCCACCGAGTATGTTAATGTTAATTGGGTTGCTCTATTCAGTCCTTAGATCAAGCACACTTTACTAAGCGGTCTTTAATTCCATCTGCAGATTCCCCCTATCGCACTGCCATCAACAGCGTGATACTCAAGCTGCAGGAGGAGGGCAAGCTGCATATCCTGAAAACCAAGTGGTGGAAGGAGAAGCGTGGCGGCGGCAAGTGTCGCGTGGAGACCTCCAAGTCATCGTCGGCGGCTAATGAACTGGGACTGGCCAATGTGGGCGGCGTGTTCGTGGTCCTGATGGGCGGCATGGGCGTGGCCTGCGTCATCGCCGTCTGCGAGTTCGTGTGGAAGTCACGCAAGGTGGCCGTGGAGGAGCGCCTCAGCGCGATACTGAACGAATGAGAAAAGTCGTAAACCCGGGACGAATGGGTCTAGGCCACGAATGGGTCTCGGGAGATCAACCAGAAATGCGAGCAGAGCTGGGAATGTGCAATTCGATGGAGCAAATATCAAGATCAATAGACGAAATAGCCAATATTCGACATCCCAATCAACCTTAGTGTTCGCCGGATACTCCAACATTTTTGGAGTCAGTGGCCAAAGTTAAGTGGAGTTTAGGATACCGGAGCCACCAATGAAAGTTTGCACCAGTTTGAAGGCGGCGTGGAACCAGATATTAATATAGATTCGAGCTACATATGAGAGATATATGTACACTGAGGCATAtataatgcatatatatataaatatatatttatacaggTTATACTCCCTTTCGTAACTTACTCGTAATAACCATATACATAAACTATACACTGGAGGAACCACGAACCAACACTTgcaacaaatcgaaatcgtattgcatttatatttgaaaGCATTTTTGGGAATTGACCTATAGGCGTAATTGTAGCTAAATTATATATAGACATGCATATAACCCAGACGACAGGATCAGCGAACTGGTAACCCTAAGAAGCCGGACACAATTTACACAACCGAAGACGATATATATTCAGCGCATTTAGCCAGTAGATCTAGCCTAAGTGAGTTGTAATTCTATCTTAGATCCATGAACGCAACTTTCTCTTGTTTCCCCCCAATTACCCAAACGTCTGTCAGTCCCCCTAAGATATAAGattgtaaaatgtaattaccGCTCATACAGGCAATTCTGAGAACAACAATTTCATAAAATACTTACAAACacttacaattaaataaaacaagttaACAAAAATGATATCCCTCGATGAACACCTGCACTCGATTTGGCATTAGATGTGAATATCCTATTGACGCCTAACCGCAAACCGTCAATCACCAGACTTTTCCACTTTCTCCCCAATCAATTTTTCATGGGACCTGCACACGCTCACCGGAAATCCAGCAGTGGGTTGGTTTTAATTGGGTTAGCTGTTATCAGCGAGGTATCCTCGTAGCTTCGAGGGGTTCCACTTGCTCAGTCGTGTTCGATGAATCCTGGCGAAATGCAGCCTTTGGCTTGCCTTCTGCTCCTGGCTGGACTGCAGCTCTCTATCCTGGTTCCCACTGAGGCCAATGACTTTTCGTCCTTCCTGAGCGCCAATGCGTCGCTGGGTGAGTTCGGATTTTACGGATTAACCATCAAATTAAACGATTTGTTGGCTGTGCAGCCGTTGTGGTGGATCACGAGTATATGACCGTTCATGGCGAGAACATATTGGCTCATTTTGAGAAAATCCTGAGCGACGTAATACGGGAGAACCTCAGGAATGGAGGCATAAACGTGAAATATTTCAGCTGGAATGCAGTGCGGTTGAAGAAGGGTGAGGTTCGAAACTACTGTAAAGATAAGGAAGTACTAAATATGCAAGAACATAGATTTTTTGGCTGCCATAACTGTTACGGATTGCGATAATACTTGGAACTTTTACAAGAGTACTCAGGAAACTTCGATTCTACTGATCGCCATTACGGATTCCGACTGTCCTAGGCTGCCCCTAAATAGAGCTCTAATGGTATGGGAGGACTTTCGATACTCGGGAACTTTAATCGTTAAACTAGATCGATTTGTAGGTACCCATCGTTGAGAACGGCGATGAATTTCCTCAACTTATTCTGGATGCCAAGGTCCAGCAGATTCTAAATTGGAAGACCGCCGTGGTTTTTGTGGATCAAACCATATGTGGGTAGAGCGTCGATTCagtcattttaatttgttatcaATATTTAATTCCGACAGTGGAGGAGAACGCACTTCTGGTAAAATCGATTGTGCACGAAAGTATAACCAACCACATCACCCCCATATCCCTGATCCTCTACGAGATCAACGACACCCTGAGGGGCCAACAGAAGCGAGTTGCTCTGCGCCAAGCTCTGTCCCAATTCGCTCCCAACAAGCACGAGGAGATGCGCCAGCAGTTCCTGGTCATATCCGCCTTTCACGAGGACATCATCGAAATAGCCGAGACCCTGAACATGTTTCACGTGGGCAATCAGTGGATGATTTTCGTGCTGGACATGGTGGCTCGGGACTTCGATGCCGGCACTGTGACCATAAACCTAGATGAGGGAGCCAACATAGCCTTCGCCCTCAACGAAACGGAACCCAACTGCCAGGACTCGCTGAACTGCACGATCTCGGAAATTAGTCTCGCTTTGGTCGACGCTATTTCCAAAATTACCGTCGAGGAGGAGTCCATATATGGTGAGATCTCCGATGAGGAATGGGAGGCCATCCGCTTTACCAAGCAGGAAAAGCAGTCCGAGATTTTAGGGTACATGAAGGTACGTACATaatctatacatatatctctGCTTTAAATGtatcaaattttaagaaattatGATACCcgttaattattattattattgattttaatgtttttcttgCCAATTGAAATTTTTTCCTCAAACtaacactagctgagtaacgggtatctaatagtcgagttactttctcttttgtttttaacatatcaaatatgaaatttacattttagttGATAAATACgctgtaaaataaaatatccaTATGAAATTTACATTGTAGTTGACAAATACCCTGCTCTTATTCTTATTATTCTATTCTTATGTGGATCAGGAATTTCTGAAGACCAATGCCAAGTGCTCCAGCTGCGCGAGATGGCGTGTGGAGACGGCCATTACCTGGGGAAAAAGCCAGGAGAATCGCAAGTTTCGCTCAAGTCAGTCCGATTTCTATTCCGAAATTAGAATTACTCGATATCAATATCTTAGCAGCTCCCCAACGCGACGCTAAGAACCGAAACTTCGAGTTCATCAACATTGGCTATTGGACACCTGTGCTGGGATTCGTCTGCCAGGAGCTGGCCTTCCCGCACATCGAGCACCACTTCCGCAACATAACCATGGACATTCTGACCGTGCACGTGAGTTTTTGAGCCAGGAATATAGTTCTTATTATTGGTTCAAATCGCTCGCAGAATCCACCCTGGCAAATCCTTACCAAAAACAGCAATGGGGACATCGTGGAGCACAAGGGCATAGTTATGGAGATCGTCAAGGAGCTGAGTCGCGCCCTGAACTTCAGCTACTACCTTCACGAAGCCTCCTCATGGAAGGAAGAAGATTCACTCAGCACATCAGCGGGCGGCAATGAAAGCGTGTgtatattacattttacatttattggAGCTCCTTAAGAAACTCCATTTTCACAGGACGAGCTGGTTGGTTCCATGACCTTTCGTATACCCTATCGCGTGGTGGAGATGGTGCAGGGTAATCAGTTTTTCATCGCCGCCGTGGCAGCCACCTTGGATGATCCCGACCAGAAGCCCTTTAACTATACCCAGCCCATTAGTGTACAGAAGTACTCCTTCATCACCCGCAAGCCGGATGAGGTGTCCCGCATCTACTTGTTCACGGCTCCCTTCACCGTGGAGACTTGGTTCTGCCTAATGGGCATCATTCTGCTGACTGCTCCCACGCTGTATGCCATTAATCGCCTCGCTCCTCTGAAAGAGATGCGCATCGTGGGCCTGTCCACAGTTAAGAGCTGTTTTTGGTACATATTCGGAGCTTTGTTACAACAGGGTGAGTGCATCAGTTTCTCAAGTAAACTATACCTTCATAAGACTACTATACAACGTGAAACATTATAAAGTGTGAAAGATGGATTATTTTGAACAAAACTGCATAATCGAATATTTCATATTCTCTTATCCTGGGCAGGAGGCATGTACTTGCCCACAGCAGACAGTGGGCGCCTAGTGGTCGGCTTTTGGTGGATCGTGGTTATCGTGCTGGTGACCACCTATTGCGGCAACCTTGTGGCCTTCCTCACGTTCCCCAAATTTCAACCGGGCGTGGACTATTTGAACCAGCTGGAGGACCACAAGGACATTGTACAGTATGGATTGCGGAACGGCACCTTCTTCGAGCGGTATGTTCAGTCGACAACGCGGGAGGACTTCAAACACTACCTGGAACGGGCGAAGATCTACGGCAGCGCCCAAGAGGAGGACATCGAGGCGGTGAAGCGCGGCGAGCGCATCAACATCGATTGGCGGATCAATCTGCAGTTGATTGTGCAGCGGCACTTCGAGCGGGACAAGGAGTGCCGCTTTGCTTTGGGCAGGGAGAGCTTCGTGGACGAGCAGATTGCCATGATTGTGCCGGCCCAGAGTGCGTATCTGCACCTGGTAAACCGCCACAT
Protein-coding sequences here:
- the LOC6727273 gene encoding glutamate receptor ionotropic, kainate 2, which encodes MRSSGVLVLPLLLLQLILNCRKAQSLPDIIKIGGLFHPADDHQELAFRQAVDRINADRSILPRSKLVAQIERISPFDSFHAGKRVCGLLNIGVAAIFGPQSSHTASHVQSICDNMEIPHLENRWDYRLRRESCLVNLYPHPNTLSKAYVDIVRHWGWKTFTIIYENNDGIVRLQELLKAHGMTPFPITVRQLSDSGDYRPLLKQIKNSAEAHIVLDCSTERIHEVLKQAQQIGMMSDYHSYLVTSLDLHTVNLDEFRYGGTNITGFRLINEKIVSDVVRQWSIDEKGLLRSANLTTVRSETALMYDAVHLFAKALHDLDTSQQIDIHPISCDGQSTWQHGFSLINYMKIVEMKGLTNVIKFDHQGFRTDFMLDIVELTPAGIRKIGTWNSTLPDGINFTRTFSQKQQEIEANLKNKTLVVTTILSNPYCMRKESAIPLSGNDQFEGYAVDLIHEISKSLGFNYKIQLVPDGSYGSLNKLTGEWNGMIRELLEQRADLAIADLTITFEREQAVDFTTPFMNLGVSILYRKPIKQPPNLFSFLSPLSLDVWIYMATAYLGVSVLLFILAKFTPYEWPAYTDAHGEKVESQFTLLNCMWFAIGSLMQQGCDFLPKALSTRMVAGIWWFFTLIMISSYTANLAAFLTVERMDSPIESAEDLAKQTRIKYGALKGGSTAAFFRDSKISTYQRMWSFMESARPSVFTASNGEGVERVAKGKGSYAFLMESTSIEYVTERNCELTQVGGMLDTKSYGIATPPNSPYRTAINSVILKLQEEGKLHILKTKWWKEKRGGGKCRVETSKSSSAANELGLANVGGVFVVLMGGMGVACVIAVCEFVWKSRKVAVEERLSAILNE
- the LOC6727275 gene encoding ionotropic receptor 93a, whose translation is MNPGEMQPLACLLLLAGLQLSILVPTEANDFSSFLSANASLAVVVDHEYMTVHGENILAHFEKILSDVIRENLRNGGINVKYFSWNAVRLKKDFLAAITVTDCDNTWNFYKSTQETSILLIAITDSDCPRLPLNRALMVPIVENGDEFPQLILDAKVQQILNWKTAVVFVDQTILEENALLVKSIVHESITNHITPISLILYEINDTLRGQQKRVALRQALSQFAPNKHEEMRQQFLVISAFHEDIIEIAETLNMFHVGNQWMIFVLDMVARDFDAGTVTINLDEGANIAFALNETEPNCQDSLNCTISEISLALVDAISKITVEEESIYGEISDEEWEAIRFTKQEKQSEILGYMKEFLKTNAKCSSCARWRVETAITWGKSQENRKFRSTPQRDAKNRNFEFINIGYWTPVLGFVCQELAFPHIEHHFRNITMDILTVHNPPWQILTKNSNGDIVEHKGIVMEIVKELSRALNFSYYLHEASSWKEEDSLSTSAGGNESDELVGSMTFRIPYRVVEMVQGNQFFIAAVAATLDDPDQKPFNYTQPISVQKYSFITRKPDEVSRIYLFTAPFTVETWFCLMGIILLTAPTLYAINRLAPLKEMRIVGLSTVKSCFWYIFGALLQQGGMYLPTADSGRLVVGFWWIVVIVLVTTYCGNLVAFLTFPKFQPGVDYLNQLEDHKDIVQYGLRNGTFFERYVQSTTREDFKHYLERAKIYGSAQEEDIEAVKRGERINIDWRINLQLIVQRHFERDKECRFALGRESFVDEQIAMIVPAQSAYLHLVNRHIKSMFRMGFIERWHQMNLPSAGKCNGKSAQRQVTNHKVNMDDMQGCFLVLLLGFTFALLIVCGEFWYRRFRASRKRRQFTN